A part of Rhipicephalus microplus isolate Deutch F79 chromosome 8, USDA_Rmic, whole genome shotgun sequence genomic DNA contains:
- the LOC119165276 gene encoding achaete-scute complex protein T3, whose product MTLVSFSSPAGSRDKTCETRVVMSSYRTIRSASSPTHHSGHPQHYKASEVLRFARRTPYHHQPVVSSGYSQAVARRNERERNRVRLVNMGFAALRQHVPNFTQNKKMSKVDTLRSAVDYIKALQELLDRGAGQQRHGGSERDVEDDDDDTSYKADQERRHGITSFEDAEGFYDFSRIGEDNAPSSPTGLQTSEMSESSASALDCYGTDDAELMDFCQPWLV is encoded by the coding sequence ATGACACTAGTGAGTTTCTCATCACCAGCTGGCTCCCGCGACAAGACGTGCGAGACACGGGTGGTCATGAGTTCGTACAGGACGATACGAAGTGCGTCGTCACCTACCCACCACAGCGGTCACCCTCAACATTACAAGGCGAGTGAGGTGCTGCGATTCGCGAGAAGGACTCCGTACCACCACCAACCAGTCGTGTCTTCCGGCTACTCCCAGGCCGTCGCTAGAAGAAATGAGCGGGAACGCAACCGCGTACGTCTCGTCAATATGGGCTTTGCTGCTCTGAGGCAACACGTTCCCAACTTCACGCAGAACAAGAAGATGAGCAAAGTTGACACGCTACGATCGGCGGTGGACTACATCAAGGCCCTCCAGGAGCTGCTGGACCGAGGCGCCGGTCAACAGAGGCATGGCGGCTCCGAGAGGGACGTcgaagatgacgatgacgacACTTCGTACAAGGCTGACCAGGAGCGGCGGCACGGGATCACGTCCTTCGAAGACGCCGAGGGCTTCTACGACTTCTCACGCATCGGCGAGGACAATGCTCCGTCGTCACCTACTGGGCTGCAAACTTCAGAGATGTCCGAGTCGTCGGCAAGCGCCTTGGACTGCTACGGTACGGATGATGCGGAACTGATGGACTTCTGCCAGCCGTGGCTTGTGTGA